The Fusarium musae strain F31 chromosome 10, whole genome shotgun sequence genome window below encodes:
- a CDS encoding hypothetical protein (EggNog:ENOG41), with amino-acid sequence MPPPKGTPNPLEGPGKQVLFVWFHFDAWINLHKGDYDVTSVVHSDTYPAIDPKNFNFKDKVVLVTGASRGYGRAMCAAFARAGTSRIVVASRSDMSATAEAIKAAAKEAGHPEPEVLTIKADVGVPESVDALAQKIDEAFGYVDVVINNAAFMKMVSIPDSEPADWLQTLTANVYGPYLIARALAPLLVKSELKTVINISSVGAHLVSPTLSSYQISKLALIRLTEFISVEFADKGIVSYSVHPGNSPSEMLGGIEGIPEAFRAAFVDTPALCANSLVYLASEKRPWLAGRYINLTWDLPELMSKEEEIVKGDKLKVRLVT; translated from the exons ATGCCTCCTCCCAAAGGAACTCCCAACCCTCTTGAAGGACCTGGTAAGCAAGTCCTCTTTGTGTGGTTTCATTTTGATGCATGGATTAACCTACATAAAGGTGACTATGACGTTACTTCGGTGGTACACTCCGATACCTATCCTGCCATTGACCCAAAGAACTTCAATTTTAAGGACAAGGTAGTTCTCGTCACTGGAGCATCTCGAGGCTATGGACGAGCTATGTGTGCAGCCTTTGCACGAGCTGGTACTTCGCGTATCGTGGTCGCTTCTAGGTCTGACATGTCGGCAACTGCCGAGGCTATCAAAGCTGCGGCAAAAGAAGCTGGTCACCCAGAGCCAGAAGTCCTGACCATCAAGGCGGATGTTGGTGTCCCCGAGAGTGTTGATGCCTTGGCGCAAAAGATCGACGAAGCATTCGGTTATGTTGATGTCGTGATTAACAATGCAGCATTCATGAAAATGGTGTCCATCCCTGATTCTGAGCCCGCAGACTGGTTGCAGACGCTCACCGCAAATGTCTATGGGCCGTATCTCATTGCTCGAGCCTTGGCCCCTCTGCTGGTCAAGTCGGAACTTAAAActgtcatcaacatcagtaGCGTCGGAGCTCACCTCGTATCGCCGACTCTAAGCTCATATCAGATTTCTAAGCTGGCGCTTATCAGATTGACCGAGTTTATCTCGGTCGAGTTCGCAGACAAAGGAATAGTCTCATACAGCGTTCATCCTGGAAACTCTCCTTCAGAGATGTTGGGAGGCATCGAGGGGATTCCCGAGGCATTTCGAGCAG CCTTTGTTGACACTCCTGCGCTTTGTGCAAACTCTTTGGTTTATTTGGCATCAGAAAAGCGACCTTGGCTGGCCGGTCGCTACATCAATCTCACTTGGGACCTTCCCGAACTGATGtcgaaggaagaggagattgTCAAGGGTGACAAGCTCAAAGTTCGTCTTGTGACTTAG